Proteins found in one Methylobacterium sp. CB376 genomic segment:
- a CDS encoding DUF1775 domain-containing protein has protein sequence MSCLLRGGLTALLIASSVPALAHAVLERRQAGPNQPYRAVVQIGHGCDGKATTRVTVTVPEGVVGAKPMPKPGWTLTTVTGPYSRAYPHYHGEIREGVKEITWSGGNLPDDQFDEFTFQARISDAFKPGETVYFPVRQECGEARIAWTEIPAAGQNAHDLKTPAPGVRIVAAAPVTAQQVAAQAAPAIQAGDLTIEGPWIRGTPGGAKVAGGYLRVTNRGSAPDRLVGASIPLAARGEIHEMSVANGVMRMAPVEGGLTIEPGKTVELKPGGYHLMFMDLTGAAKAGEAIEGTLTFARAGTVKVTFQVGAIGASGPAAQEHQH, from the coding sequence ATGTCGTGCCTTCTCCGCGGCGGCCTGACCGCCCTCCTGATCGCCTCCTCCGTCCCCGCCCTCGCCCACGCCGTGCTGGAGCGGCGCCAGGCGGGGCCCAACCAGCCCTACCGGGCCGTGGTGCAGATCGGCCATGGCTGCGACGGCAAGGCCACCACCCGGGTCACCGTCACGGTGCCGGAGGGCGTGGTCGGCGCCAAGCCGATGCCGAAGCCCGGCTGGACGCTCACCACCGTGACCGGTCCCTATTCCCGCGCCTATCCGCACTACCACGGCGAGATCCGCGAGGGGGTCAAGGAGATCACCTGGAGCGGGGGCAACCTGCCCGACGACCAGTTCGACGAGTTCACCTTCCAGGCCCGGATCTCGGACGCGTTCAAGCCCGGCGAGACGGTCTATTTCCCGGTCCGGCAGGAATGCGGCGAGGCGCGCATCGCCTGGACGGAGATCCCGGCCGCGGGCCAGAACGCGCACGACCTGAAGACGCCCGCGCCGGGCGTGCGGATCGTGGCGGCCGCCCCGGTCACGGCCCAACAGGTCGCGGCCCAGGCGGCTCCGGCGATCCAGGCGGGCGACCTGACGATCGAGGGGCCGTGGATCCGCGGGACGCCGGGCGGCGCCAAGGTGGCGGGCGGCTACCTGCGGGTGACCAACCGGGGCAGCGCCCCCGACCGGCTCGTCGGCGCCTCGATCCCCCTCGCGGCCCGCGGCGAGATCCACGAGATGTCGGTGGCGAACGGGGTGATGCGGATGGCGCCGGTCGAGGGCGGCCTGACGATCGAGCCCGGCAAGACCGTGGAGCTGAAGCCCGGCGGCTATCACCTGATGTTCATGGACCTGACGGGGGCCGCCAAGGCGGGCGAGGCGATCGAGGGCACGCTGACCTTCGCGCGGGCCGGCACCGTCAAGGTGACGTTCCAGGTCGGCGCGATCGGCGCGTCCGGGCCGGCCGCGCAGGAGCACCAGCACTGA